The Garra rufa chromosome 23, GarRuf1.0, whole genome shotgun sequence genome includes a region encoding these proteins:
- the LOC141299667 gene encoding claudin-23-like, translating into MRTPGIFIFGMVLAPCGWILELTSTVAPAWRTVNNIPGEPSDLVLQQGLWDICKTFTSSRDILCNQQDTQYFSAQIIQIARGLMLSSLILNLIAIGVASAGVRCWTDTPNWTIAGVGGVLIFISGVLTIIPVAWYTHIMTSIFSASTDVRVGYCLVLGFIGGIMEVLGGLVMSIGLCHSCGGRKRDERPRTFAVKPARNPSPPRRAPTVSSVSSVSSVPYYSKQSEMDFTRAKRQQEDRPANSTAYKARPYDTDL; encoded by the coding sequence ATGCGAACTCCTGGGATTTTCATTTTCGGGATGGTGCTCGCTCCGTGCGGGTGGATCCTGGAGCTGACCAGCACTGTGGCACCCGCCTGGCGGACGGTCAACAACATCCCCGGAGAACCCAGCGACTTGGTTCTCCAACAAGGATTATGGGACATCTGCAAAACTTTCACATCGTCCCGGGATATTCTGTGCAACCAACAGGACACACAATACTTCAGCGCTCAGATCATCCAGATCGCCAGAGGTTTGATGTTATCGTCGCTGATTCTCAATCTCATTGCCATCGGCGTGGCATCAGCTGGAGTCCGATGCTGGACTGATACTCCGAACTGGACGATCGCAGGGGTCGGAGGTGTCCTCATATTCATCTCAGGGGTCCTCACTATCATCCCAGTGGCTTGGTACACTCACATCATGACCTCCATCTTCTCCGCATCCACCGATGTTCGTGTGGGATACTGCCTGGTGCTGGGCTTCATCGGTGGCATCATGGAGGTTCTCGGAGGACTGGTGATGTCCATCGGCTTGTGTCACAGTTGTGGCGGTCGGAAGCGCGATGAAAGGCCGAGGACATTCGCGGTAAAGCCCGCACGCAATCCATCTCCACCGCGCAGAGCGCCCACGGTCTCCAGCGTCAGCAGCGTCAGTAGCGTCCCGTATTACTCCAAACAAAGTGAGATGGACTTCACAAGAGCCAAAAGACAACAGGAGGACAGACCAGCGAATAGTACTGCGTATAAAGCACGACCTTACGACACAGATTTGTGA
- the LOC141299697 gene encoding claudin-23-like yields MRTPGILIFGMVLAPCGWILDLTSTVAPNWRTVNNLAGMSSDVVVEQGIWDTCITSTISRTQQCSQQGNDLTYFNSQIIPIARGMMVASLIVTVLGLILAIPGVRCWRDKPRWMLASLGGLLIFCSGALTIIPIAWYTHILTSINSTYVKRDPNRADDIRVGYCIILGYIGGIMEVLGGFVMFLGICSCCGGRNRGEKPRTKTQRPALDRPTPLPRVNVPRSFSRSPESSVPYSQKSLDDDLDFPRAKPRDRGSVNTSYTGRPYDADL; encoded by the coding sequence ATGCGGACACCGGGGATCCTGATATTCGGCATGGTCCTGGCGCCCTGCGGATGGATCCTGGACCTGACCAGCACAGTCGCGCCCAACTGGCGGACCGTAAATAACCTGGCAGGCATGTCTTCGGATGTGGTGGTGGAACAGGGAATCTGGGACACCTGCATAACCTCCACAATATCTAGAACCCAACAGTGCAGCCAGCAAGGCAATGACCTAACGTATTTCAACAGCCAGATCATTCCGATCGCTAGAGGAATGATGGTGGCGTCGTTGATCGTAACAGTGCTCGGCCTGATCCTGGCAATACCTGGAGTCAGATGCTGGAGGGACAAACCCCGATGGATGCTGGCTTCTTTGGGTGGCCTTCTTATCTTCTGCTCTGGAGCCCTGACCATCATTCCCATTGCGTGGTACACTCATATCCTAACCAGCATCAATTCCACCTATGTCAAGAGAGACCCAAACAGAGCGGATGACATCCGTGTGGGATACTGCATCATTTTGGGCTACATCGGAGGCATTATGGAGGTCCTCGGCGGTTTTGTGATGTTCCTCGGGATTTGCTCCTGCTGCGGCGGACGCAACCGCGGAGAAAAGCCTCGAACCAAGACTCAACGGCCGGCTCTGGACAGACCGACGCCTCTGCCAAGGGTCAATGTACCGAGAAGCTTCAGCAGGAGCCCTGAAAGCAGCGTGCCGTATTCGCAGAAGTCACTGGATGACGACTTGGACTTCCCGAGAGCCAAACCCAGAGACAGAGGATCCGTCAACACGTCCTACACCGGAAGACCTTACGATGCTGATCTGTGA